A single Cellulomonas sp. SLBN-39 DNA region contains:
- a CDS encoding response regulator transcription factor: protein MSATGTGPGEAVPAGGPVDVVLVDDHHMFRTGVRASLDARVRVVGEAASVDEAVQVVHALAPPVVLLDVHLPGGDGGGGAEVVRRCQDLPGTRFLALSVSDAAEDVVAVIRVGARGYVTKAIDPTQLSAAVVRVAGGDAVFSPRLAGFVLDAFGAAAGDVATGDDELDRLSAREREVMRLIARGYTYREVASELFISVKTVETHVSAVLRKLQLSNRHELTRWAAARRLL from the coding sequence ATGAGCGCGACGGGGACGGGACCGGGCGAGGCGGTGCCCGCCGGGGGACCGGTGGACGTGGTGCTGGTCGACGACCACCACATGTTCCGCACCGGCGTGCGGGCCTCGCTGGACGCGCGGGTCCGGGTCGTCGGCGAGGCGGCGTCGGTGGACGAGGCGGTGCAGGTCGTGCACGCGCTGGCCCCGCCGGTGGTGCTGCTCGACGTGCACCTGCCCGGCGGTGACGGCGGCGGGGGGGCGGAGGTGGTCCGCCGCTGCCAGGACCTGCCTGGCACGCGGTTCCTCGCGCTGTCGGTGTCGGACGCGGCCGAGGACGTCGTGGCGGTGATCCGGGTGGGTGCGCGCGGCTACGTCACGAAGGCGATCGACCCGACCCAGCTCTCGGCCGCCGTGGTGCGCGTCGCCGGGGGTGACGCGGTGTTCTCGCCCCGGCTGGCGGGCTTCGTGCTCGACGCGTTCGGCGCGGCGGCGGGCGACGTGGCGACGGGCGACGACGAGCTCGACCGGCTCTCGGCGCGCGAGCGCGAGGTGATGCGGCTGATCGCGCGGGGCTACACGTACCGCGAGGTCGCGTCCGAGCTGTTCATCTCCGTCAAGACGGTGGAGACCCACGTGTCGGCGGTGCTGCGCAAGCTGCAGCTGTCGAACCGGCACGAGCTGACGCGGTGGGCGGCGGCCCGGCGCCTGCTCTGA
- the pcrA gene encoding DNA helicase PcrA: MTSLFESLDLPVPAAAVPGGVVPRTAGPSATPDARAAVARSHAGESSGLPLVVPPRRDDDDPRAADRAEREAARADALLDGLNPEQREAVLHAGGPLLIVAGAGSGKTRVLTHRIAYLLATHRARAGEVLAITFTNKAAAEMRERVEALVGPSAQRMWVSTFHSACVRILRREAATLGLRTSFSIYDQADSQRLLTLVARELELDPKKYPAKALGHRISALKDELVDHEDYARTHGGGPAHEFDTVLAQVYTRYQQRLRQAHALDFDDLIMSTVHLLQGFPQVAEHYRRRFRHVLVDEYQDTNHAQYVLVRELVGVGGPDGSDAEVVEGSVGRGELTVVGDADQSIYAFRGANIRNILEFEADYPDARTILLEQNYRSTQTILSAANAVISKNSGRRAKRLWTDSGAGAQIVAYVADDEHQEARFVAEEIDRLGDSDGVRPGDVAIFYRANAQSRALEEVLVRVGLPYKVVGGTRFYERKEIKDAIAYLRAVANPDDDVSTRRILNVPKRGLGERSEQMVAAFAERERVSFGAALVRLDEVPGLGTRAVTGLRAFAGMLDELRDLAASGAGPAQVLGAVLDRSGYLAELRASEDPQDGSRVENLAELHAVAAEFEQSDPEGDLTDFLERVSLVADSDQIPVPDGAGDGAPVQDPGVVTLMTLHTAKGLEFPVVFLTGMEDGTFPHMRSLADTDQLAEERRLAYVGLTRARERLYVSRAALRTAWGVPNELPPSRFLDDLPTDLVDWRRRESSTSRLRGGWGSGFGSAGRGTSGGSRDGGTRAETRAPLPRTGASFGSATPRPSGAVPDLQVGEKVTHDSYGLGTVVSLEGSGQNSVAKVDFGSNGTKRLLLRYSPVTKL; this comes from the coding sequence ATGACGTCGCTGTTCGAGAGCCTCGACCTCCCCGTCCCTGCCGCAGCCGTGCCCGGGGGCGTGGTGCCGCGCACCGCGGGCCCGTCGGCGACCCCCGACGCGCGAGCCGCGGTCGCCCGGTCGCACGCCGGGGAGTCCTCCGGGCTCCCGCTGGTCGTGCCGCCCCGGCGGGACGACGACGACCCCCGGGCCGCCGACCGGGCGGAGCGGGAGGCCGCCCGCGCCGACGCGCTCCTCGACGGTCTCAACCCGGAGCAGCGCGAGGCCGTGCTGCACGCGGGCGGCCCGCTGCTCATCGTGGCCGGGGCCGGCTCGGGCAAGACGCGGGTGCTCACGCACCGCATCGCGTACCTGCTGGCCACCCACCGGGCCCGCGCGGGCGAGGTCCTCGCGATCACGTTCACCAACAAGGCCGCCGCGGAGATGCGCGAGCGCGTCGAGGCCCTCGTGGGGCCGTCCGCGCAGCGCATGTGGGTCTCGACGTTCCACTCGGCGTGCGTGCGCATCCTGCGCCGCGAGGCCGCGACGCTCGGGCTGCGCACGAGCTTCTCCATCTACGACCAGGCCGACTCCCAGCGCCTGCTCACGCTCGTGGCGCGCGAGCTCGAGCTCGACCCCAAGAAGTACCCCGCCAAGGCCCTCGGCCACCGGATCTCCGCCCTCAAGGACGAGCTGGTCGACCACGAGGACTACGCGCGCACGCACGGTGGCGGCCCGGCGCACGAGTTCGACACCGTCCTGGCGCAGGTCTACACGCGGTACCAGCAGCGGCTGCGGCAGGCGCACGCGCTGGACTTCGACGACCTCATCATGAGCACGGTCCACCTGCTGCAGGGCTTCCCGCAGGTCGCCGAGCACTACCGGCGCCGGTTCCGCCACGTGCTGGTCGACGAGTACCAGGACACCAACCACGCCCAGTACGTGCTCGTGCGCGAGCTCGTCGGCGTGGGCGGGCCCGACGGGTCGGACGCGGAGGTGGTCGAGGGGTCCGTGGGCCGCGGCGAGCTCACCGTGGTCGGCGACGCCGACCAGTCGATCTACGCGTTCCGGGGCGCGAACATCCGCAACATCCTCGAGTTCGAGGCCGACTACCCCGACGCGCGCACGATCCTGCTGGAGCAGAACTACCGGTCGACGCAGACGATCCTGTCGGCCGCCAACGCCGTCATCAGCAAGAACTCCGGACGGCGGGCCAAGCGGCTGTGGACGGACTCCGGCGCGGGTGCGCAGATCGTCGCCTACGTGGCCGACGACGAGCACCAGGAGGCGCGCTTCGTCGCCGAGGAGATCGACCGGCTCGGCGACAGCGACGGCGTGCGGCCCGGCGACGTGGCGATCTTCTACCGGGCCAACGCCCAGTCCCGCGCGCTGGAGGAGGTGCTCGTGCGCGTCGGCCTGCCGTACAAGGTCGTCGGCGGCACGCGCTTCTACGAGCGCAAGGAGATCAAGGACGCGATCGCCTACCTGCGGGCCGTCGCGAACCCCGACGACGACGTGAGCACCCGGCGCATCCTCAACGTGCCCAAGCGTGGGCTGGGCGAGCGCTCGGAGCAGATGGTCGCCGCGTTCGCCGAGCGCGAGCGCGTCTCGTTCGGGGCCGCGCTGGTCCGGCTCGACGAGGTCCCCGGCCTCGGCACGCGGGCGGTGACGGGGCTGCGCGCGTTCGCGGGCATGCTGGACGAGCTGCGCGACCTGGCTGCGTCCGGCGCCGGCCCCGCCCAGGTGCTCGGTGCCGTGCTCGACCGCAGCGGCTACCTCGCCGAGCTGCGTGCCAGCGAGGACCCGCAGGACGGCTCCCGGGTGGAGAACCTCGCCGAGCTGCACGCCGTCGCCGCGGAGTTCGAGCAGTCGGACCCCGAGGGCGACCTCACCGACTTCCTCGAGCGCGTCTCGCTCGTCGCGGACTCCGACCAGATCCCGGTGCCCGACGGTGCGGGCGACGGCGCGCCCGTGCAGGACCCCGGGGTCGTGACGCTCATGACCCTGCACACGGCCAAGGGCCTGGAGTTCCCGGTCGTGTTCCTCACGGGCATGGAGGACGGCACGTTCCCGCACATGCGGTCGCTGGCCGACACCGACCAGCTCGCGGAGGAGCGCCGGCTCGCGTACGTCGGTCTCACGCGCGCCCGTGAGCGGCTCTACGTCTCGCGGGCCGCGCTGCGGACCGCCTGGGGCGTGCCGAACGAGCTGCCGCCGAGCCGGTTCCTCGACGACCTGCCCACCGACCTCGTCGACTGGCGCCGTCGGGAGTCCTCGACGTCGCGGCTGCGCGGCGGCTGGGGCTCCGGGTTCGGCAGCGCCGGGCGCGGCACGTCCGGCGGGAGCCGCGACGGCGGGACGCGCGCGGAGACCCGCGCACCCCTGCCGCGCACCGGTGCGTCGTTCGGGTCGGCGACCCCCCGCCCGTCCGGCGCCGTGCCGGACCTGCAGGTAGGGGAGAAGGTCACCCACGACTCGTACGGGCTCGGCACGGTCGTCTCGCTCGAGGGGTCGGGGCAGAACTCCGTCGCCAAGGTCGACTTCGGCTCGAACGGCACCAAGCGGCTGCTGCTGCGCTACTCGCCGGTGACCAAGCTCTAG
- a CDS encoding PspC domain-containing protein, whose product MDTQSPAGAAGTPGHGPGPQTARPPYGTPPGAPPPQENAFWAGVRRTGLVRTQDRWIGGVAGGVAARLGVDPLLVRGLIAVSFLLGGLGLVLYGVAWALLPEQADGRIHLEELGAGRSDVALLGALAFLVVGLARGDGWWWFWDGEGWFTGLLWLGFLVGVGALVVTAVRRRPGTPTPPPGGPYPAPAAGAVPVPGPAPAAGAAWGATAPAGPAATVPLPPVAAPGAPVPPVGPPPPPPYGYAPYGSPPPAPRPPAPPRPPRPPRNGADAATVGAVVGLSALGLAALLLAERADVWSGSVWLTTGGIALVIAGLGIVTLGLRGRSSGFVGFLAIAGALVWVPSALVAQVDSEWWTSDDGPVTSDERVFTSREDAAQGVSVGMGSSRVDLTAVPLDEDEPLQVPVDLGAGELVVVVPADAAVSADVTVGAGSLSWELDGQTLRHEGVALDGLQLDDEAVQSGSAAQIVLTVDVGAGEIRIIEEDAA is encoded by the coding sequence ATGGACACGCAGAGCCCCGCCGGCGCCGCCGGCACCCCCGGGCACGGACCCGGGCCGCAGACCGCCCGACCGCCCTACGGCACCCCGCCGGGCGCCCCGCCCCCGCAGGAGAACGCGTTCTGGGCCGGCGTGCGCCGCACGGGCCTGGTCCGCACGCAGGACCGCTGGATCGGCGGCGTCGCCGGTGGCGTCGCCGCACGGCTGGGCGTCGACCCGCTGCTCGTGCGCGGCCTGATCGCCGTGTCGTTCCTGCTCGGCGGCCTCGGCCTCGTGCTGTACGGCGTCGCCTGGGCGCTGCTGCCCGAGCAGGCCGACGGGCGCATCCACCTCGAGGAGCTCGGCGCCGGCCGCAGCGACGTCGCCCTGCTCGGCGCCCTCGCGTTCCTCGTCGTCGGGCTGGCCCGCGGCGACGGGTGGTGGTGGTTCTGGGACGGCGAGGGCTGGTTCACCGGCCTGCTGTGGCTCGGGTTCCTCGTCGGCGTCGGCGCGCTCGTCGTGACCGCGGTGCGACGTCGCCCCGGCACGCCGACGCCTCCGCCCGGCGGCCCGTACCCGGCGCCCGCCGCCGGGGCGGTCCCCGTCCCCGGTCCGGCTCCCGCCGCCGGCGCCGCCTGGGGCGCGACGGCTCCTGCCGGCCCCGCCGCCACCGTGCCGCTGCCGCCCGTCGCGGCACCCGGCGCGCCGGTGCCGCCGGTCGGCCCGCCGCCCCCGCCGCCGTACGGCTACGCGCCCTACGGGTCGCCGCCGCCCGCACCGCGGCCGCCGGCGCCGCCCCGTCCCCCGCGCCCGCCGCGCAACGGCGCGGACGCCGCCACCGTCGGCGCCGTCGTCGGTCTGAGCGCCCTGGGCCTGGCTGCGCTGCTGCTCGCCGAGCGCGCCGACGTCTGGTCCGGGTCGGTGTGGCTCACCACGGGCGGCATCGCCCTGGTGATCGCCGGCCTCGGCATCGTCACCCTCGGCCTGCGGGGACGCAGCAGCGGGTTCGTCGGGTTCCTCGCGATCGCCGGCGCCCTGGTCTGGGTGCCGTCGGCGCTGGTGGCGCAGGTCGACTCCGAGTGGTGGACGTCCGACGACGGCCCGGTCACGTCGGACGAGCGGGTCTTCACGTCGCGGGAGGACGCCGCGCAGGGCGTCAGCGTGGGCATGGGCAGCTCGCGGGTCGACCTCACGGCCGTCCCGCTCGACGAGGACGAGCCGCTGCAGGTGCCCGTGGACCTGGGCGCCGGCGAGCTGGTCGTCGTCGTCCCGGCCGACGCCGCGGTCAGCGCCGACGTGACCGTCGGGGCGGGCTCCCTCAGCTGGGAGCTCGACGGGCAGACGCTCCGGCACGAGGGCGTCGCGCTCGACGGGCTGCAGCTGGACGACGAGGCCGTGCAGTCGGGCAGCGCCGCGCAGATCGTCCTCACCGTGGACGTGGGCGCCGGCGAGATCCGGATCATCGAGGAGGACGCAGCATGA
- the guaA gene encoding glutamine-hydrolyzing GMP synthase encodes MTQTPEPATSHRPVLVVDFGAQYAQLIARRVREANVYSEIVPHTASVADLLAKDPAAIILSGGPSSVYADGAPFVGPELFEAGVPVLGICYGFQAMAQALGGTVAQTGQREYGGTAVEVTAAGTVLAGSPAQQTVWMSHGDAVHAAPAGFEVLATSAGSPVAAFEDRERRLYGVQWHPEVKHSPLGQKALENFLYEGAGLAPDWNPGNVVAEQVERIRAQVGDARVICGLSGGVDSSVAAALVQRAVGDQLTCVFVDHGLLRSGEAEQVEKDFVASTGVQLKVVDARERFLTALAGVSDPETKRKIIGREFIRVFEDAAREVVAEAGAHGESVEFLVQGTLYPDVVESGGGEGAANIKSHHNVGGLPDDLQFALVEPLRTLFKDEVRAVGLELGVPEAIVWRQPFPGPGLGIRIVGEVTAERLDTLRAADAIAREELTRAGLDREIWQCPVVLLADVRSVGVQGDGRTYGHPVVLRPVSSEDAMTADWTRLPYDVLQVISTRITNEVPEVNRVVLDVTSKPPGTIEWE; translated from the coding sequence GTGACGCAGACCCCCGAGCCCGCCACGTCCCACCGGCCGGTCCTCGTCGTCGACTTCGGCGCCCAGTACGCCCAGCTCATCGCGCGCCGCGTGCGCGAGGCGAACGTGTACTCCGAGATCGTGCCGCACACGGCCTCGGTCGCCGACCTCCTCGCCAAGGACCCCGCCGCGATCATCCTGTCCGGCGGGCCCTCGTCGGTCTACGCCGACGGTGCGCCCTTCGTCGGGCCCGAGCTGTTCGAGGCCGGGGTCCCGGTGCTCGGGATCTGCTACGGCTTCCAGGCCATGGCGCAGGCCCTCGGCGGCACCGTCGCCCAGACCGGCCAGCGCGAGTACGGCGGGACGGCCGTCGAGGTCACCGCGGCCGGCACGGTGCTCGCGGGCAGCCCCGCGCAGCAGACGGTCTGGATGAGCCACGGCGACGCCGTGCACGCCGCGCCCGCCGGGTTCGAGGTGCTCGCGACCAGCGCCGGCAGCCCGGTCGCCGCGTTCGAGGACCGCGAGCGGCGCCTGTACGGCGTGCAGTGGCACCCGGAGGTCAAGCACTCCCCGCTCGGGCAGAAGGCCCTGGAGAACTTCCTCTACGAGGGCGCGGGCCTGGCCCCCGACTGGAACCCCGGCAACGTCGTCGCCGAGCAGGTCGAGCGCATCCGGGCCCAGGTCGGCGACGCGCGCGTGATCTGCGGGCTGTCCGGCGGCGTCGACTCGTCGGTCGCCGCCGCGCTCGTCCAGCGGGCCGTCGGCGACCAGCTCACCTGCGTGTTCGTCGACCACGGGCTGCTACGGTCCGGCGAGGCCGAGCAGGTCGAGAAGGACTTCGTCGCCAGCACGGGCGTGCAGCTCAAGGTCGTCGACGCGCGCGAGCGGTTCCTCACCGCGCTCGCCGGCGTGTCCGACCCCGAGACGAAGCGCAAGATCATCGGCCGCGAGTTCATCCGCGTGTTCGAGGACGCCGCGCGCGAGGTCGTGGCCGAGGCCGGGGCGCACGGCGAGTCCGTGGAGTTCCTCGTGCAGGGCACCCTCTACCCCGACGTCGTCGAGTCCGGCGGCGGCGAGGGCGCCGCCAACATCAAGTCCCACCACAACGTTGGCGGCCTGCCCGACGACCTGCAGTTCGCGCTCGTCGAGCCGCTGCGCACGCTCTTCAAGGACGAGGTCCGCGCGGTCGGCCTCGAGCTCGGCGTGCCCGAGGCGATCGTCTGGCGCCAGCCGTTCCCCGGCCCGGGGCTGGGCATCCGGATCGTCGGCGAGGTGACCGCCGAGCGCCTCGACACGCTGCGCGCGGCGGACGCCATCGCCCGCGAGGAGCTCACCCGCGCCGGTCTGGACCGCGAGATCTGGCAGTGCCCCGTGGTGCTGCTCGCCGACGTGCGCTCCGTGGGCGTCCAGGGCGACGGGCGCACCTACGGACACCCCGTCGTGCTGCGCCCCGTCTCCAGCGAGGACGCGATGACCGCCGACTGGACGCGCCTGCCCTACGACGTCCTGCAGGTCATCTCGACCCGCATCACGAACGAGGTGCCCGAGGTCAACCGGGTCGTCCTCGACGTCACGAGCAAGCCGCCGGGCACGATCGAGTGGGAGTGA
- a CDS encoding ATP-binding protein — MTTAPAARTPAARLPLRRPERGRLLGGVAAGLGAHLDVPVPLVRVVLLALVPFAGLGLAVYVFWWVTVPEGDPAATATASRPSALQRLARRQPGEPLLPAGRRLPVADLALGGLLVVAAAVLVAMRLGVEPAGRWALPVLVLLVGVGLAWSQLDAVQHGRGDGRRVSVLRLTGGVLLASAGVVLLVGEGVGRGVEPALLAQSAVAGLAVLLGVGLVLAPWWVRLVRELGDERAARAREAERADIAAHLHDSVLQTLALIRARADDAADVARMARAQERELREWMYDDRRAPGTSVAADLRAVVAEVEDSRSGPGGEPVAVDLVVVGDRAPDEDTLALLQAAREALVNAVVHGRPPVSVYLEAGPDVVEVFVRDRGDGFDLDEVGPDRFGVRESIMGRVRRRGGTARVTSSPERGTEVALAMPVGDARAQDGQGSWTTDEEHGA; from the coding sequence GTGACCACCGCACCTGCCGCACGCACGCCCGCCGCGCGCCTGCCCCTGCGCCGGCCCGAGCGCGGCCGGCTGCTCGGCGGCGTCGCGGCCGGTCTGGGCGCGCACCTGGACGTGCCGGTGCCTCTCGTGCGGGTCGTGCTCCTCGCGCTCGTGCCGTTCGCCGGGCTGGGCCTGGCCGTGTACGTGTTCTGGTGGGTCACGGTGCCGGAGGGCGACCCCGCGGCCACGGCGACGGCGTCCCGGCCCAGCGCGCTGCAGCGTCTGGCGCGCCGGCAGCCGGGGGAGCCCCTGCTGCCGGCGGGCCGGCGGCTGCCGGTCGCGGACCTCGCGCTGGGCGGGCTGCTGGTCGTCGCGGCGGCCGTCCTCGTGGCGATGCGCCTGGGGGTCGAGCCGGCGGGCCGCTGGGCGCTGCCCGTGCTGGTGCTGCTCGTCGGCGTGGGCCTGGCCTGGTCGCAGCTCGACGCGGTCCAGCACGGGCGTGGCGACGGGCGGCGGGTCAGCGTGCTGCGGCTCACCGGCGGTGTGCTGCTCGCGTCGGCGGGGGTGGTGCTGCTCGTCGGCGAGGGCGTGGGCCGCGGTGTCGAGCCGGCCCTGCTGGCGCAGTCGGCGGTCGCGGGGCTGGCGGTGCTGCTGGGGGTGGGCCTGGTGCTCGCGCCGTGGTGGGTGCGCCTGGTCCGTGAGCTCGGCGACGAGCGGGCGGCCCGCGCGCGCGAGGCCGAGCGCGCCGACATCGCGGCGCACCTGCACGACTCGGTGCTGCAGACCCTCGCGCTGATCCGGGCACGGGCCGACGACGCCGCGGACGTGGCGCGGATGGCGCGCGCGCAGGAGCGCGAGCTGCGCGAGTGGATGTACGACGACCGGCGCGCGCCGGGCACGTCGGTGGCCGCGGACCTGCGGGCCGTGGTCGCGGAGGTCGAGGACTCCCGCTCGGGCCCGGGCGGGGAGCCCGTCGCGGTGGACCTCGTCGTGGTCGGCGACCGGGCGCCCGACGAGGACACGCTGGCCCTGCTGCAGGCGGCGCGGGAGGCCCTGGTCAACGCGGTCGTGCACGGCCGCCCGCCCGTGTCGGTGTACCTGGAGGCGGGCCCGGACGTCGTCGAGGTGTTCGTCCGGGACCGCGGCGACGGGTTCGACCTCGACGAGGTGGGCCCCGACCGCTTCGGCGTCCGGGAGTCGATCATGGGCCGGGTGCGCCGTCGCGGCGGCACGGCCCGCGTGACGAGCAGCCCGGAGCGCGGCACGGAGGTGGCGCTGGCGATGCCGGTGGGCGACGCACGGGCGCAGGACGGGCAGGGGTCGTGGACGACGGACGAGGAGCACGGGGCATGA
- a CDS encoding uridine kinase produces the protein MTSTRDVVLRHVADLVPSPVVLGRPVRVAVDGVDGAGKTTLADDLAAVLRARGASVVRASVDGFHHPRAVRHRRGGTSPEGFFHDSYDLGTFRTVLLDPLAADHAGPRRVRTAVHDLATDADPGLPWLDVDEDAALVVDGIFLQRDELAGAWDLAVWVDAPFEVTFARMAVRDGCPPDPADPANARYVEGQRLYLRACDPVGRADVVVDNADPAHPVVRRPDGAGASGRPTGS, from the coding sequence GTGACCAGCACCCGGGACGTCGTGCTCCGGCACGTCGCCGACCTCGTCCCCTCCCCCGTCGTCCTGGGCCGGCCGGTGCGCGTCGCGGTCGACGGGGTCGACGGCGCCGGCAAGACCACCCTTGCCGACGACCTGGCCGCCGTGCTCCGCGCCCGCGGCGCCTCCGTGGTCCGTGCCTCCGTCGACGGGTTCCACCACCCCCGCGCGGTCCGGCACCGGCGCGGGGGCACCAGCCCCGAGGGCTTCTTCCACGACTCCTACGACCTCGGCACGTTCCGGACCGTGCTCCTCGACCCGCTCGCCGCCGACCACGCCGGGCCGCGGCGCGTCCGCACCGCCGTGCACGACCTCGCGACCGACGCCGATCCCGGACTGCCCTGGCTGGACGTCGACGAGGACGCCGCGCTCGTCGTCGACGGGATCTTCCTCCAGCGCGACGAGCTCGCCGGGGCGTGGGACCTGGCCGTGTGGGTCGACGCCCCGTTCGAGGTGACCTTCGCACGCATGGCGGTCCGCGACGGCTGCCCGCCCGACCCCGCCGACCCGGCCAACGCCCGCTACGTCGAGGGGCAGCGGCTCTACCTGCGCGCCTGCGACCCCGTCGGCCGCGCGGACGTCGTCGTCGACAACGCCGACCCCGCGCATCCCGTGGTGCGGCGGCCCGACGGCGCGGGAGCTTCCGGCCGCCCGACCGGGTCCTAG
- a CDS encoding DUF3817 domain-containing protein codes for MTTASTAPDPAAWARRARGALTRYRVMAWITGSMLVLLCVEMVLKYLLRLNGVDAEGHPNPVLGAWIAFAHGWIYVVYLVTVFDLWSTLRWKVGRLVTLALAGVVPVMSFVLERRVHADAQARVDAVQATIPAGDAGAGSAAG; via the coding sequence GTGACCACCGCGAGCACCGCCCCCGACCCGGCCGCGTGGGCCCGCCGCGCCCGCGGCGCCCTGACCCGGTACCGCGTCATGGCGTGGATCACCGGGTCGATGCTGGTGCTGCTGTGCGTCGAGATGGTGCTGAAGTACCTCCTTCGGCTCAACGGTGTCGACGCCGAGGGTCACCCGAACCCCGTGCTCGGGGCGTGGATCGCGTTCGCGCACGGGTGGATCTACGTCGTGTACCTCGTCACCGTGTTCGACCTGTGGTCGACGCTGCGCTGGAAGGTCGGCCGCCTGGTCACCCTCGCGCTCGCGGGCGTGGTGCCGGTGATGTCGTTCGTGCTGGAGCGGCGCGTGCACGCCGACGCGCAGGCCCGGGTCGACGCCGTGCAGGCCACGATCCCGGCGGGCGACGCGGGCGCGGGCTCCGCCGCCGGTTAG
- a CDS encoding aromatic ring-opening dioxygenase LigA, translating to MSNAVSKPQHIKILAIVVMVFGAIFAVAGTGTWIAVSSNLASEKIVVSEDAAAFAGATVDTPWEAWAQADIINHHALEASGGLTYSELDREDPVRETMMNGSFLRASLFTSVVAFGVALLVFGLGVVFIIVGETLRRVAATVETSAAAPELAKV from the coding sequence ATGTCGAACGCAGTCAGCAAGCCGCAGCACATCAAGATCCTGGCCATCGTCGTCATGGTCTTCGGCGCGATCTTCGCGGTCGCCGGTACCGGGACCTGGATCGCGGTGTCGAGCAACCTCGCCTCGGAGAAGATCGTCGTGTCCGAGGACGCGGCGGCGTTCGCCGGCGCGACGGTCGACACGCCGTGGGAGGCGTGGGCGCAGGCCGACATCATCAACCACCACGCCCTGGAGGCCTCGGGCGGCCTGACGTACTCCGAGCTGGACCGTGAGGACCCGGTCCGCGAGACGATGATGAACGGCTCGTTCCTGCGGGCTTCGCTCTTCACGTCCGTCGTCGCGTTCGGTGTCGCGCTGCTGGTCTTCGGCCTCGGCGTCGTCTTCATCATCGTCGGCGAGACCCTGCGCCGCGTGGCCGCGACGGTCGAGACCTCGGCCGCCGCTCCGGAGCTGGCGAAGGTCTGA
- a CDS encoding glycosyltransferase family 4 protein has translation MRIVHVSDCYAPRTGGIESQVADLAHHQVRAGHDVHVLTATLGEGGERGGVVDVDRGVHVHRLGARLPFDLPVNPLAGPRLLRAALADLRPDAVHVHAGVLSPFAYDGARIALGARLPTAITWHCMLDGTVDVLRRLVRATRWRTAPVALSAVSAAAAARVRAVFDAPVDVVPNGLDLDAWAPTGAPAVHDGPLRVVSTMRLAPRKRAVPLVDAVASAAGRLPAGALRLEVVGDGPVRDAVQARVRDRGLGDAVHLHGRVARDRLRDLYAHADVFVAPAHLEAFGIAALEARTAGLAVVAHRGTGIAEFVTDGVDGLLVDDDGGMSDALVRLAQDADLRSRLLAHNRAVRPPFGWADVLDAAQAQYARAGALVGRPA, from the coding sequence GTGCGCATCGTCCACGTCTCCGACTGCTACGCGCCCCGGACCGGGGGGATCGAGTCGCAGGTCGCGGACCTCGCGCACCACCAGGTGCGCGCCGGGCACGACGTCCACGTGCTCACCGCCACGCTCGGCGAGGGCGGGGAGCGCGGCGGCGTCGTCGACGTCGACCGGGGCGTCCACGTGCACCGGCTGGGTGCGCGCCTGCCGTTCGACCTTCCCGTCAACCCGCTCGCCGGGCCCCGGCTGCTCCGGGCCGCGCTGGCGGACCTGCGCCCCGACGCGGTGCACGTGCACGCCGGCGTGCTCTCGCCGTTCGCGTACGACGGCGCCCGGATCGCGCTCGGCGCCCGGCTGCCCACCGCCATCACCTGGCACTGCATGCTCGACGGCACCGTCGACGTGCTCCGCCGGCTCGTGCGCGCGACGCGCTGGCGGACGGCGCCCGTCGCGCTGAGTGCCGTCAGCGCCGCCGCGGCCGCCCGGGTCCGCGCCGTGTTCGACGCCCCCGTCGACGTCGTCCCCAACGGGCTGGACCTCGACGCGTGGGCGCCGACGGGTGCGCCCGCGGTGCACGACGGGCCGCTGCGCGTGGTCTCGACCATGCGTCTGGCGCCCCGCAAGCGCGCGGTGCCCCTGGTCGACGCGGTGGCCTCGGCCGCGGGCCGCCTGCCCGCGGGCGCGCTGCGGCTGGAGGTCGTCGGCGACGGTCCCGTGCGCGACGCGGTGCAGGCCCGGGTCCGCGACCGCGGTCTCGGCGACGCCGTGCACCTGCACGGCCGCGTGGCGCGCGACCGGCTGCGGGACCTGTACGCGCACGCCGACGTGTTCGTCGCCCCCGCGCACCTCGAGGCGTTCGGCATCGCGGCCCTCGAGGCCCGCACGGCCGGCCTGGCCGTGGTCGCGCACCGGGGGACCGGCATCGCGGAGTTCGTCACCGACGGCGTCGACGGGCTCCTCGTCGACGACGACGGCGGCATGTCGGACGCGCTGGTCCGGCTCGCGCAGGACGCCGACCTGCGGTCCCGGCTGCTGGCGCACAACCGGGCGGTGCGCCCGCCGTTCGGCTGGGCCGACGTGCTCGACGCCGCGCAGGCCCAGTACGCGCGCGCCGGCGCCCTCGTGGGTCGTCCCGCCTGA